Genomic DNA from Candidatus Thermoplasmatota archaeon:
CGATCTCCTCGCGCTCGCGCGCGTCAATCCGACCGGCGGCGTCGCGTCCCAGCTCGAATCACGGGACGGCCCGCTCATGGGACGGCGCGCCGACGGCGCCCAGACGAGCGCACCGGGGCTCGTCACGTTCGAGGCGTGGACCGGATTGTGGCGCGACCTCGACGCGGATGGCTTCGTGGGTCGCGCGGGCGACGAGCCCTACGGGCAGGGAGCCCGACCCCAGCCCGACGATTATTACGCAAGCGGCGGGGAATACCTGAGCCTCCGACCGCTCCAGGAGTTCACGGTGACGCTCACGCCCCACGATACCTGGGGCGACGGCGTGATCGTGGTCGCGGGGTATCCGGGATCCGTCCTCGCGGAAACGCCCTGGCCCGTTGTGGCCATCCTCGCCTCGCTCGAACGCGGCGCGTCCGATCCGATCGTCCTGCCGATGCGGTATGCCCACGCCGAGGACGGCGTCTTCCCGGGACACTACCTGACCCCCTATTCGGTCCTCCTCCCCGCCGGGTCGCCCGGGTTCGACGTGTGCACGGAAACCCTTCCGTTGCGCTACGAGGTCGGAGGCGACGCGGGCGAGACGGTCCTCTACGACTGTGACGTCATCGCGCCTTGGGAAGGCGCGCCGTAAAGGACGCAGGGCTCGCGGCCTCGGCGCAGAGTGCGCGCACCCCGCCGCGCGCGAGCGCGACGTCAGGGGCGCTCCCGCGTGCGGCCGCGCGCGACCGGAGCGAGCGCCCTGGCGCGATCACGGGGCGATGGACCGGGGCGTGGCGGCCACGGCGTTCGTGAATTTCGGGACCGCCGTCTTCTGGAGGATGTCCTCGAGCACCGTCTTCGTCGTCCTTCCCGCAAGCCGCGCCTGGGGCTTCAGGATGAGGCGGTGGGCCAGGACGGGCACGACGAGCTCGCGCACGTCGTCCGGCGTGACGTAGGGTCGGCCGTGGATCGCGGCCCACGAGCGCGCGAGCTTGAAGAGCGCGAGACTGCCGCGCGGGGACGATCCCGCGTGGAGATCGGGATGCCGGCGCGTCCCATCGATGATGTCGGCGATGTAGTCGTAGATGGGCTCGGTCACCACGACCGTTTCGACGATCTTCGCGAGTCGGACGAGCGACTCGGCCGACGCGACGGCCTTCACGTCGAAGCTGTCGCGGCCGCGCTGGGCGCGCCGCTTGAGGATGTCCTTCTCCTCGTCGCGGGAGGGATAGCCCATGCTCAGCTTCAGCATGAAGCGATCAAGCTGGGCTTCGGGGAGAGGGTAGGTTCCCTCCTGCTCCACGGGGTTCTGCGTCGCGAGAACCATGAAGGGGGCGGGCAGGCGGTACGTCGTGCCTTCGACGCTCACCTGCTTCTCGGCCATCGCTTCGAGCAGGGCCGACTGCGTCTTGGGCGAGGCGCGGTTGATTTCGTCGGCGAGGAGGAAGTTGCAGAAGATCGGGCCTCTGCGGAACGTGAACTGCCCCTCGCTCTGGTTGTACATGCTCGTGCCCGTGATGTCGCCGGGGAGGAGGTCCGGCGTGAACTGGATGCGGCGGAACTCGCAGCCCGAGGCGTGGCTCACGGCGCTCGCCATGACCGACTTCGCGAGGCCCGGCATGTCCTCGAACAGGATGTGGCACCCTTCGGTGATCATCCCCGCGGCGAGGTACTTCAGGACCTGGTGCTTCCCGACCACGACCTGTCGGACCTGGGACAGGACGGACTCGAGGGTATCCTTCACGGGCGCGAGGTCGGCGGGACTGGGTTTCATCGGGGTGGCTCCTGGCTTCTGCGGGATCGGAACGTGACAGCCGCCCAAGCGACCGCGGCGATGATGAAGATGACGGGCGCGAAAGGCACGTTCGCGCGACCGGAGATCTCGGCGTCGACGAGCGTCGGTGTCGCTCCGTACGCGAGGGGACGGTCGACAACGACCCGGGCGGCGCCGCCCTGGCCCGCGAGCACGGCATAGACCTCCTCTCCCGCCGGGACGCGACGCAGAGTCAGGTGGTCGCGCACGCGACCGTCCTGCTCCAGCTCGACGACGACGTCGTAGGCATCGCCCGTGCCGGCGTTGCGGATCTTGACGGCGGTGGTCCCGGGTTCGGAGGGCGCCGGGGTCGCGCTGAGGACGACGCTTCGCGCTTCCCAGGGCACGGCGGCGCCGCGGGCCCACGCCGGGTCCGGCGCGATCAGGGCGCGTCCCGGCTTCACGTCGGGCGCGAGGGTGACCTCCGCCGAGAGGATGGCGCGCTCGCCGGGTTCGAGCGTGGGTTTCGGCGAAGCGAAGTCGAAGCGCCATCCCTCCGGTCCGAGCAGACGCGGCGGAAGCGGGAGGGGGACGTTGCCGTCGTTTATCACCGCGAGCTTCGTCGGCCGCGTGCGTCCCACGAGGGAAACCGCGGGTTCGACCGGGTCGAGGGTCACCACCTGGCGCTCGGGGACGGTGAGGTTCCATTCGAGCTCCCACGCCGAGGCGTCGTCCGCGACGAGGCGGTAGGCGAGCGCCGTCGTGCGCGGCGGCGCGTGCAGGGGAAGCGCGAGGTCGGTCTCGATCTCGAGGATCTGTCCGACGGGCACCGAGACGGGCGGGGGGAGGCTCACGACCGATCCGGGGAGGAGCGAGCGCGGAATGATCCGCAACGTCTCGCCGCCGTTGCCGTTGTTCTCGATGACGAAGCGCGCCCTCGCCCGTCCCGATTCGTCCATGACGAGGGACGGGGTCGGGATCTCGATCGCGAGATCGTGACGCCTCGCGGCGAGGACCTTGAGGTCGACCGAATCGGAGATGGGGACGTCGCCGACGAACTGCGGAATGGTCTCGACGCGGACGCGGAAGGCGAACGTCTCGCCGCGCGAGGCGTTGGCCCCGACGAGGATGGTGGCGTTCAGGTGGACCTTCGAACCCGGGGCGATGCCGGCGAGGTTGGAGATGGCGTGCGACCCGACTTCGATGGCCGGCGAGCCCCAGCCGGGAAGCTCCACGCCCGTCACGTTGAACCGGACGCTGATGGTCTGCTTCCCCTGGTTCGTGATGGTGAGCGGCATGCGCGCCATGCTTCCGGGCGCCGTTTCGACAAGCGTCTGCTTCGCTTCGAGGTCGAGCCGGATCTGCGGCTTGATGCGGAGGTTGGCGAGGATCTTGTCCACGGCGCCGAGGTTCGACGTCGACGTGGCGGTCAGCTCGAGCATCGACTGCGACCCTCCGGAGACGTCGGGCGCGGTCGTTTCCAGCACGAGCGTTCGGATCTCCCCCGCGTCCATGTCGAGCTCGACGATGCGGCCCGGCGGCGATTCGAACGTCGCCGACCAATCGTTGCCGAGGACCTCGGCCGCGACGAAGATGCGGTCGGGCACGGAAGCCTTGTTCCGGATCACGACGGGAATGCGGTTCTTCTCGGCGGGGCGGGACAGGAGATTCTCGGCCTTGGGTCCCCCCTCCGTGTGGAACCAGATCTCGACGCCGTAGGTGGCCCGGACGAGCGTCAGGGTGTTGATCCTGTCCGATTGCCGCGGATTGCCTTCCGAGACGGCGGTCACGGCGAGCGAGAGCCGGGACCCTTCCGGGGTGGCCGCGTCGGGCGTCACGCTGACCTTGATCGTCTTCGAGCCTCCCGGGGGAAGATCGACGACCTCGTCGGAGACGGTTGCGGTCCATCCGAGGGGCGTGGGGGGCAGGGTGATCCGCGCGCGGTCTGCGACGGGATTTCCGCGGTGGTCCTTGGCGAGATTGCGCACGACGAGCTCAAAAGTGGCCGTGTGGCCGGCGCCCGCAAGGGCCACGACGGGTTCGCTGCCGTCGCCGGCGGGCGCGATGTCGAGCAGGTAGCCTCGATAGTCGGGGTTGGGAAGCAGGCGCGTCTTCAGCGTCTCGTCGAGGCCGACGAAATACGCGTTCGCGGTCGGACCGAGGACCGCGAGCGGCTTGTTGGAGCGCACGACGACCGGCGCCGCGGCCGTGGCCGCCACGTTGGCGAGCTCGCCCGCCGTCAGCCCGATCTCCGTGACGCTTCCCTGGGCATCGGTGATCGCGATCTCGGTTCCGACGTGGAAGGCGATGACGCTCGCGGGCCAGTAGAGGTTGAACGTGCGTGCATCGCGACCCCCGATCGCGGTGAGGGGAACCCCGTTCGGGAAACCTCCGAAGGCCGAGATGGCCTTCGTCGCGTCGATCCGTTCCGAGGCGACGGATTCCACGGCGTCCCACCGGGTGAAGCACTGATCGCGGACCGCCATCGCGAACGGGCGGCCGAGGATCACTTCGGCCGCGTCGCTTCGATCCCCGACGCGGGACGGGATCTGGTAGTTGGCGGAAAGCATGTGGCGACCGCGGATCCAGTTCGTGCCGTCGAAGCCCGTGACCGAGAAGACGCCGGTCGCGCCGCGCGTGAGCGCGATGCCCTGCGGCCCCGCCAGGGTCGAGACGAATCCATACGTACAAGGCCTCACGGACGGGCAATCGGGTCCGTTGCCGTTCGGAGTCGTCCCGAGGGGATCGCAGATCCTGAGGGTCTGCCCGATCGCGAGGATGGAGGACGAAGCGGGGGCGCCCCAGGGCGAGACGCCCTGGACGATGCCGACCGCGTCGCGGTTCAGATTGGGCAGCGCCCAGACCATGATGGGCGCGTCGCTCGTGATGTGGACCGGAGCGGCGACCTCGTCCCCGACGGGTATGATGCGCCAGGGATTGGAGGGTTCGAGAACGTGCGTCTGGACGCCCTCCTCGACGCGGGCGGTTCCTTCGGGGGCGAGGAGGATGTAGCCGTTCTTCACGAGAGGAAGGACGAACTCGCGTCCGACAAGGTTCCCATCCGCGCTCGGAACGGGCCCCGCCTGGGTCGACAGCGTCACGACGGTCCCGCTCGACAGCCGCTGCGTGGACGGAGGGGGCAGGCCGACCGCCACGACGGGCTTGCTGGCCGTGATCCGGATCGGCGTCGGGGTGGTCCCGATCTGGATGAGCCTCGTTTCGCCGTCCGTGGTCGTGTAGGGATTATCGTTCCCGTTCTGCGACGAATACTGGATGGGGCGGGCGCGGCCGCCCGCGAACCCCTCGATCGTCACCTTCGTGTCGGGTTCGAGCGTCGTGATCATGAGACGCTGGGCCATGCCGTACAATGTGGTTCCCCGAGAGATCCAGTAGCGGCCGCCGAAGCGATCCTGATCGGGCGCGCCGAGCACGTTCGCGGCCTTCGGTCCGTTGGCCATGCCGTCCAGGTAGATCATGAAATAGCGCGTGGAGCCCGGGGCCGTCTCCCCCGGAAGCGCCCATTCCACGTGGAGGAACGGCGACTTCGTCGCGTCGAAGGCCGCGTTTCCGACGACGCCGCCGAGCCACGCGCGCGCCGGCACCTCGCCGAGCACGAAGCCGTCGAAGGCCGAGTCCGTGCCGAGGCCGCGGTACTCGACGACGCGGACGGAGGCCGGATCGAATTCGAAGCCCTGGAGCTCGGGGCCCGAGGCGGATCGCGAAAAGCTCCACCCCGCCGCGGCGAGCGCGGCTCGCACGTCGACGTCCCGCGCGACGGTCGCGTCCCGCAGCGTGAGCGAGGAGGGGTTGTCGACGGCGACCGGGATGCGGACATGCCAGCCTTCCGTCATGCCCGTCGGTCCCCACCACAAGGGCCGCGGCGGCTCGCCCGCTCCGACGACGGCGACGTCCGCCACGAGAAGGGCGAGGACGACGAGGAGCGGGAAGCGGAGCCTCATCGACCGGCCCTCCGCCGGGCGGCGAACGCGAGGGCGAGCACCGCGAGCGCGAAGAGGGGACCCGCGTTCGGGATGCTCTTGGGGATCTCGACGAGGGCGGCTTTCACTTCGACGGATTCCGCGAACGCGGGCGGCGACGCCGACGCGGGGTCGCTCACGAGGATCGCGACGGCGTGGGCGCCGGCCTTGGCGCGCCATTCCAGGGTGACGCGGTCCTCGATGCCGGCGCCGATCGCCGGTACGACCTTGTGGTCGACGAGGAGCCCGTCGACGAAGAGCCGCACGCTGACGTTCCGGGCCTCCGCGTCGCCGGTGTTGCGGATCGAGGCGTGGTACGTGACCATCTCGTTCGCGGCGACATCCACGCTCCCGCGCTCGGCCGACTTCAGCTGCAGGTTCGGGTTGCGGTTGTCCATCAGGACCTCGACGAGATCGGTCGTCTCGATCGCGGGCGCCGTCCCGGCCGGGTCGATGAGGGCCACCTGGAGGGCCCGGAGGCCCGTCGCGGGGGCCGACGCCGGCGTCACGGTGAGCAGGATCCTCTCGCTCCTGCCGGGCGCGAGGTCCACGATCGAACGGTTGAAGCGTCCGTCGCCCGCGGCGAGGCCGTAGAGCGCGAGCGAACGCGTCGAGGGCGCGTTGCCCTCGTAGGCGAGGTCGAGCGCGTATCGGCGAGCGCCGCGCTCGTCGCGCCCCTCTTCCACGACCTGTCCGCGGACGCGACCCCATGCGGCGACCTCGATCGAGACCGGTCCGCGGGCGCGCTCCAACTTCCCGTCGAGGACGATGAGCTCGCCCTCGATCGTCCCGGGCGGCGTGCCGGGGGGAAGCTTCCAGGTCAGGCTTCCGAGGCGCGACGAGCCGGGCGCGAGGCGAGGCGAATCGGAGCGCGCAAGCTCGGCGCCGTCGCGGGCCCTCAGGACGACGACGGGCTCGATCGCGACGTTCCCGACGTTGACCGCGTCGTACTGGATCTTGGCGACGGTCGTCGCCTGGGCCGGATGCACGGTCACCGCGAGCGCCGGGTTGGCTTCAGACTCGACCGGGAAGGTCCGGACGGCCTTGAAGCCGGGTCCCGTAGCGAGGACCCGGACAAGGTGGAGGCCCGGCGCGAGATCGCTCCGCGTCGCGATGGACAGCTCGACGGAGCGCTTCTCGCCCGGCGCCAGCGCGAGTCGCGCCGGGTTGAGCAGGACGGAGCCGCCTTCGAGCGTGCCCGAGAGGTTGAGGAGGAGCGGGAACGGGCCCGCGTTCTCGAACTCCGACACGATCGACGCGGGCTGACCCGGTCTCAGCGGATGCGGCTTCGAGGACCGCGGCACGACGAGCTCGGGCGGATAAATCGGCACCTCGACGTCGATCTGGTTGTTTTCGCTGCGGCCTTCGAGATCCTGCGTCGTGACGAGGAACCGGTAGGTGCTCGGCTCGGCGGGCGCGAACTGGGTGAGCGACAGCGTGAAGGAGCGACCCGGCTCGACGATGTCCCACGTCTCCTGACCGAGGATGGTGCTGCCGGAGATGATGCTCAGCGTCACCGCGCGGGCGCTCGAGAGACCGAGGTTCCGCCCCGTCGCCTGCACGCGGATGAGCTCGCCGGGCGCGGCTTCGAACAGGGGGTCGCCCGCGAGGGTCGTGAAGGCCACGTCCTGCGGCGCGATCGAGAGATCCGGGCGGATGATGGGCACGACCTCGAGGGGGATCGAGATGCGGTTGTTCGAGCGGTCCACGTCGGGCGTCGAGCGATCCGGGTCGACCACGACCGTCAGAGTCCGGTTGCCGCGGCTTCCGAAGGCGGGCTTCCAGGAGACGCTGACCACCGTGCTCTCCTCGGATTGCGTGATCGGGGGCAAACCTTCGACGTCGCCCCTCGCTTCCCAGACGACCTCCTTGGATTCATCCGAGGAGACCTGGAACAGGATGGGGAGCGTCGGCGTCGAGGCGTCGCCGCGGTTGCGGATGATCGCGGTCAATTCGTGCGGCATGGCCTCCTCGACCGCGATGCGCACCGACGGGGCGCGGCCGTCCACGAGCGCGCTCACGGAGAGATCCGCGCGGGGCCGGGGGTCGAACGTCAGGTCGGCGCGGAACGTCCGCGAAACCTCAGGGATGTCCGTGTTGAAGTAGCGGACGATCGGGATGAGGCGTCCGAGGACGTTGTCGCGGCTCGCGGGCGTCCGCACGTGCATGTTGACGATCCCGTGGCTTCGCGGTTCGATCTCGAGGATCGCGGGCTCGAAGGTGAACCACCCGAGCTGGTCGGGCAGGAGCCCCGAGCGCTCGCGATCGAGTTCGAAGGCGACCCGGATCCTGGAAGCG
This window encodes:
- a CDS encoding MoxR family ATPase, giving the protein MKPSPADLAPVKDTLESVLSQVRQVVVGKHQVLKYLAAGMITEGCHILFEDMPGLAKSVMASAVSHASGCEFRRIQFTPDLLPGDITGTSMYNQSEGQFTFRRGPIFCNFLLADEINRASPKTQSALLEAMAEKQVSVEGTTYRLPAPFMVLATQNPVEQEGTYPLPEAQLDRFMLKLSMGYPSRDEEKDILKRRAQRGRDSFDVKAVASAESLVRLAKIVETVVVTEPIYDYIADIIDGTRRHPDLHAGSSPRGSLALFKLARSWAAIHGRPYVTPDDVRELVVPVLAHRLILKPQARLAGRTTKTVLEDILQKTAVPKFTNAVAATPRSIAP